One segment of Desulfonatronum thiosulfatophilum DNA contains the following:
- a CDS encoding efflux RND transporter periplasmic adaptor subunit, with translation MQRGVCSIRLGAAVIVLVLLALGLGGCGETSETAQRQMPPAPVVIIHAQVQDVDVMRDYPARVHGSRQVQVRARVEGILRERHYQEGRMVNQGELLFRIDPERYEIALRRAEADLADAQANLNHAQREWNRYSALYAEAAVSELERDRAMTELERAQARFAQAEVAVADARRNLGYTEVRAPVGGLTDMESLSEGNLIEWGGLLTTITQHDPVHVRFSMPENDASLLNGSGENRGQVNLLLPGGGLHPVSGEIDFTAGTIDARTGTVAVRAVFANPDQNLIPGQFVRVQMALQHLERVFLVPESAIGQGRETTHLFIVDAQDTARVRPVRLGPVIDGRQVVLDGLRSGDRVVISGQVALREGAPVNIIGGEAQ, from the coding sequence ATGCAAAGAGGTGTTTGTTCCATTCGGCTTGGTGCTGCCGTGATAGTGCTTGTGCTGCTGGCCCTCGGGCTCGGGGGCTGCGGTGAAACGTCTGAAACCGCGCAGCGTCAGATGCCTCCCGCGCCGGTCGTGATCATCCACGCCCAGGTGCAGGACGTTGACGTGATGCGGGATTATCCCGCCCGAGTCCATGGCTCGCGGCAGGTTCAGGTCCGGGCCAGGGTCGAGGGCATCCTTCGGGAACGTCATTACCAGGAAGGGAGGATGGTCAACCAGGGTGAACTGCTGTTCCGGATCGATCCGGAGCGATATGAAATCGCCTTGCGCCGAGCCGAGGCTGATCTGGCCGACGCCCAGGCCAACCTGAACCATGCCCAGCGGGAATGGAACAGATACTCGGCGCTGTACGCCGAGGCCGCGGTAAGCGAACTGGAGCGGGACCGGGCCATGACCGAGCTTGAACGCGCCCAGGCACGATTCGCCCAGGCCGAGGTGGCCGTGGCCGACGCCCGGCGCAACCTCGGCTACACCGAAGTCCGCGCCCCCGTCGGCGGCCTGACGGACATGGAAAGCCTGTCCGAGGGCAATCTCATTGAATGGGGCGGCTTGTTGACCACCATCACGCAGCACGACCCGGTCCATGTCCGTTTTTCCATGCCCGAAAACGATGCGTCTCTGCTCAATGGAAGCGGTGAGAATCGTGGACAGGTAAACCTGCTTCTCCCAGGCGGCGGATTGCATCCCGTGTCCGGAGAGATCGACTTCACCGCCGGCACCATCGACGCCCGGACCGGCACCGTGGCTGTTCGCGCTGTTTTCGCCAATCCGGACCAGAATCTGATCCCCGGCCAATTCGTCCGGGTTCAGATGGCCCTGCAGCATCTTGAACGTGTTTTTCTCGTGCCTGAAAGCGCCATTGGCCAGGGCAGGGAAACCACGCATCTCTTTATCGTCGATGCACAGGACACGGCCCGGGTTCGTCCGGTTCGCCTCGGTCCGGTGATCGATGGTCGGCAGGTGGTCCTGGACGGCCTGCGGAGCGGCGACCGGGTTGTGATCAGCGGCCAGGTGGCCCTGCGCGAGGGCGCGCCCGTCAACATCATCGGCGGGGAGGCCCAGTAA
- a CDS encoding sigma 54-interacting transcriptional regulator: MDENVFFREATLRICSSLNLQRAMERTLEYISGYIPADSLQIGLFDPDLRVLRSIVRIRPDNWPDLHTTIPVPEGAMANVLRQWRSEPSFEVINDWRGREPDILPLLRMIWPEDVSLLRTDLALESRRIGILVLGVQGRNRYEEDHARLMNTLNEPFAIAVANALQYQEVVRLKEMLEDDNRYLSTELRNVAGDRIIGADLGLREVMQLVRQVGPLESPVLLLGETGTGKELLAHALHMVSPRHKGPFVKVNCGGLPESLLDSELFGHEKGAFTGALALKRGRFERAQEGTIFLDEIGELSPGAQVKLLRVLQQREIERVGGTQTISVDVRIVSATHRNLEQMVRDGTFREDLWFRLNVFPIMIPPLRHRPQDIPALLDYIVSKKCREMKIARKVRLASGTMDRLKQHGWPGNVRELQNLVERSLIHCQSIRPDSGDLILELHPSGPVSARPDSGVDQEEIVPFDLAVSRMITRTLERTDGRIIGPRGAAQLLGLHPSTLRGKMRKLNILAERRKRGN, from the coding sequence ATGGATGAGAATGTCTTTTTCCGGGAGGCCACGCTGCGGATCTGCAGCAGTCTGAATCTGCAGCGGGCCATGGAACGGACTCTGGAATACATTAGCGGGTACATCCCCGCGGATTCGCTGCAGATCGGGCTCTTCGACCCGGACCTGCGGGTGCTGCGGTCCATTGTTCGAATTCGCCCGGACAACTGGCCGGATCTGCATACCACCATCCCGGTTCCGGAAGGAGCCATGGCCAATGTTCTCCGGCAGTGGCGATCCGAACCCAGCTTCGAGGTGATCAACGACTGGCGCGGCAGGGAGCCGGATATCCTGCCGTTGCTGAGGATGATCTGGCCGGAGGACGTTTCGCTGCTGCGAACCGACCTCGCTTTGGAATCGCGGCGGATCGGCATCCTGGTGCTGGGCGTTCAAGGCCGCAACCGCTATGAGGAAGACCATGCCCGGCTGATGAACACGCTTAATGAACCCTTCGCCATTGCCGTGGCCAATGCGCTTCAATACCAGGAAGTCGTCCGGCTCAAGGAAATGCTCGAGGACGACAACCGGTATCTGTCCACGGAACTGCGCAATGTTGCCGGAGACAGGATCATCGGCGCGGATCTGGGATTGCGGGAAGTGATGCAGCTGGTCCGTCAGGTGGGCCCGCTGGAAAGCCCGGTGCTGCTGCTGGGCGAAACCGGTACGGGCAAGGAACTGCTGGCCCATGCCCTGCACATGGTCTCGCCGCGGCACAAGGGGCCTTTCGTGAAGGTCAACTGCGGCGGTCTGCCGGAGAGTCTGCTGGACAGCGAACTGTTCGGCCATGAAAAAGGGGCCTTCACCGGCGCCCTGGCCCTGAAGCGCGGTCGGTTCGAGCGGGCTCAGGAAGGAACCATCTTTCTGGATGAAATCGGCGAACTCAGCCCCGGGGCCCAGGTCAAGCTGCTGCGGGTGCTGCAGCAACGGGAGATCGAACGGGTCGGCGGGACACAGACCATATCCGTGGACGTGCGGATCGTCAGCGCCACGCACCGCAATCTGGAGCAGATGGTGCGTGACGGAACGTTTCGCGAGGATCTCTGGTTCCGGTTGAACGTCTTCCCGATCATGATCCCGCCCCTGCGCCATCGGCCCCAGGACATCCCGGCCCTGCTGGACTACATCGTCTCCAAAAAGTGCCGGGAAATGAAGATCGCCCGCAAGGTCCGCCTCGCGTCAGGGACCATGGACCGGCTCAAACAGCATGGCTGGCCGGGCAACGTGCGGGAACTGCAGAATCTCGTGGAACGTTCCCTGATTCACTGTCAGTCCATTCGCCCCGATTCCGGCGATTTGATCCTGGAGCTGCATCCTTCGGGACCTGTTTCGGCAAGACCGGATTCCGGCGTGGATCAGGAGGAGATTGTACCCTTTGATCTGGCCGTGTCCCGGATGATCACCAGGACACTGGAACGAACCGACGGAAGAATCATCGGCCCACGCGGGGCAGCCCAATTGCTGGGGCTTCACCCCAGTACGCTGCGGGGCAAGATGCGGAAGCTGAACATCCTTGCGGAGCGGAGGAAAAGGGGAAATTAA
- a CDS encoding YkgJ family cysteine cluster protein yields the protein MSHMISACRRCGTCCVKGGPALHEADLVLLRDKVLGKEDLYTLRIGEPVHDQIRDQVVLLEAECIKIRSVERGTGCRFYSAAFGSSSFGRCAIHPAKPDECLALKCWDTADLAATSAQPRIGRFDLLAPDSALGELIRIHEERCSVPALLELLRSNHANVSEELRQAAAFDAALRSLIPKRTGAAPDVLPFLLGRPLDQVVRGLRRWLDLEHR from the coding sequence ATGAGCCACATGATTTCAGCCTGCCGTCGCTGCGGAACCTGCTGCGTCAAGGGCGGTCCGGCCCTGCACGAGGCGGACCTGGTGCTCTTGCGCGACAAGGTCCTGGGCAAGGAGGATCTTTATACCTTGCGCATCGGGGAGCCGGTCCACGATCAGATCAGGGACCAGGTCGTGTTGCTGGAGGCCGAATGCATCAAGATCCGCTCCGTAGAACGGGGGACGGGTTGTCGTTTTTACAGCGCCGCGTTCGGTTCTTCATCATTCGGTCGGTGCGCCATTCATCCCGCCAAGCCGGATGAATGCCTCGCCCTGAAATGCTGGGACACCGCTGATCTGGCCGCGACAAGCGCCCAGCCGCGCATCGGGAGGTTTGATCTTCTGGCCCCGGACAGCGCTCTGGGCGAACTGATCCGCATCCATGAAGAGCGCTGCTCCGTCCCGGCGCTTCTGGAGCTCCTTCGCTCGAATCATGCGAATGTATCCGAAGAGCTTCGCCAGGCCGCGGCGTTCGATGCCGCGCTGCGTTCGCTTATTCCGAAGCGCACCGGGGCAGCGCCGGACGTGCTCCCCTTTCTTCTGGGCCGGCCCCTGGACCAGGTCGTCCGGGGTTTGCGCCGTTGGCTGGATCTGGAGCACCGCTGA
- a CDS encoding M16 family metallopeptidase — protein sequence MAQRPSPFDHSHQTQVAALSNGLNVLVHEDSRFPLVAIRLFVRAGSAHELPEQAGISHMLEHMVFKGTARRGKGRAASEIESVGGELNAATGFDATTYIIDLPAKHWALGLDVLQDMIFNATIDPDELESERQVILSEMEQGDDDPHRRIFKSIQGSIWADSPYARPIIGYPETVGSITRDDILEYIRDRYQPANMLLVLCGDIRLDQVLGQVEAFFGGLLNHGGTRSAVSLPQASVIRPPVVQVEQGPWQKAYVSLAIPIPGLRDVHSVGLDVLAQMLGGDRTSLLYRTFKYEQGIVDVISASATTLDQVGMFFIQARLDPQNITRLWTGLHEMLGRLDITAFPPEALNRAKLNMEDSLFQSKETFSGLASKLGHFQFHEYTFNAEQAYLHLIRTIDAEQLRDMIRSYIRPQGLVGSVFTPRPAELETSELTRILEEKWSLQESPKAHVHSAATQAEREVIHLAPGRTLIMLPDASLPYTALSMTWNGGDLLLRPGEQGLSELTARVWTKGTRSKTAVQLQDFLADRAARLSAGAGLEHLHLNVHFPSRFSTEMLPFLQELIHEPAWLPEELARAKQEQSAAIARTEDNAVGLALRQTFPFLFPEHPYGYQRSGTIQGIEAVEREQVMSFWNRQKDRSWVLAVSGDYDRDAVRAFAETLARPDAMAAPVPQPPRWGLEREMLLQLKDRNQSHILVIFPVPGLGHAHTPGLNVLREVLAGQSGILFRELRDVQGLAYSVTAFLWQETHAGFMAFYIGTSPEKEAVAVQGFQDVVQHLFDNEQPESELERAKNLLWGDYQRNRQRLIVRSHETAEEIARGFEMDHSLKLIEQARRLTIQDLASLIQEYLQWDKAYLVRVQP from the coding sequence ATGGCGCAACGCCCAAGCCCCTTCGATCATTCCCATCAAACCCAGGTTGCCGCTCTCTCCAACGGCTTGAACGTGCTCGTCCATGAAGATAGCCGATTCCCCCTTGTCGCGATCCGCCTGTTCGTCCGGGCCGGCTCTGCCCATGAACTGCCGGAACAGGCTGGAATCAGCCACATGTTGGAGCACATGGTCTTCAAGGGCACGGCCAGACGTGGCAAAGGTCGGGCTGCGTCAGAAATCGAGTCCGTCGGCGGGGAATTGAATGCGGCCACCGGCTTTGATGCGACAACATACATCATCGATCTTCCGGCGAAGCATTGGGCTTTGGGGCTGGATGTGCTGCAGGACATGATCTTCAACGCGACCATTGACCCGGACGAACTGGAATCGGAACGCCAAGTGATTCTGTCAGAGATGGAGCAGGGCGACGACGACCCGCACCGCCGGATTTTCAAGTCCATTCAGGGAAGCATATGGGCGGATTCTCCCTATGCCCGACCCATTATCGGATATCCGGAAACCGTGGGGAGCATTACCCGTGATGACATCCTGGAGTATATCCGAGACCGGTACCAGCCCGCGAACATGTTGCTGGTCCTGTGCGGAGATATCCGGCTGGATCAGGTGCTCGGACAGGTGGAAGCCTTTTTCGGCGGGTTGCTTAATCATGGCGGAACTCGCTCCGCCGTCTCCCTTCCCCAGGCTTCGGTCATCCGTCCACCGGTCGTCCAAGTCGAGCAGGGACCATGGCAGAAGGCCTACGTCTCCCTGGCGATCCCCATCCCGGGTTTGCGGGACGTCCACAGCGTTGGTTTGGACGTCCTGGCGCAGATGCTCGGCGGCGACAGAACATCCTTGCTGTACCGTACCTTCAAGTATGAGCAAGGCATCGTGGATGTGATTTCCGCCTCGGCCACCACCCTGGATCAAGTCGGGATGTTCTTCATTCAGGCCAGGCTGGATCCCCAAAATATCACCCGGCTCTGGACGGGACTGCATGAAATGCTCGGCAGGCTGGACATCACCGCATTCCCTCCAGAGGCGCTGAACCGGGCCAAGCTGAACATGGAAGACAGCCTGTTTCAATCCAAGGAGACGTTTTCCGGCCTGGCCTCCAAACTGGGCCATTTTCAGTTCCACGAATACACGTTCAATGCCGAGCAGGCATATCTGCACCTGATCCGCACCATTGACGCCGAACAACTGCGGGACATGATCCGCTCCTACATCCGTCCACAAGGACTTGTCGGCTCCGTATTCACACCAAGGCCCGCGGAACTGGAGACTTCGGAGCTGACCCGGATTCTGGAAGAGAAATGGTCGTTGCAGGAATCGCCCAAAGCGCACGTTCATTCCGCCGCCACGCAGGCGGAGCGGGAAGTGATCCATCTCGCCCCGGGACGCACTCTGATTATGCTTCCGGATGCATCCCTCCCCTATACGGCTCTGTCGATGACCTGGAACGGAGGGGATTTGTTGCTCAGGCCCGGCGAGCAGGGACTTTCCGAACTGACAGCCCGGGTCTGGACCAAGGGGACGCGCTCCAAGACCGCGGTGCAGCTTCAGGATTTCCTGGCGGATCGGGCGGCCCGATTGAGCGCCGGTGCTGGACTGGAACATCTTCATCTCAACGTCCATTTCCCCAGCAGATTCAGTACGGAAATGCTGCCCTTTCTGCAGGAACTGATCCACGAACCGGCCTGGTTGCCGGAGGAGCTGGCCAGGGCCAAACAGGAACAGTCCGCGGCCATTGCGCGCACTGAAGACAATGCCGTGGGGTTGGCCCTCCGGCAGACCTTCCCCTTTCTTTTTCCCGAACATCCCTACGGCTATCAGCGGTCCGGCACGATTCAGGGGATTGAGGCCGTTGAGCGGGAACAGGTCATGTCTTTTTGGAATCGGCAGAAAGATCGTTCCTGGGTCCTTGCCGTCAGCGGGGACTATGACCGCGATGCCGTTCGCGCTTTTGCCGAAACCCTTGCCCGCCCCGACGCCATGGCCGCTCCGGTTCCTCAGCCTCCACGCTGGGGCCTGGAACGAGAGATGCTGCTCCAGCTCAAGGATCGCAATCAAAGCCATATCCTGGTGATCTTCCCCGTTCCGGGTCTCGGCCATGCGCACACCCCGGGATTGAACGTGCTGCGGGAAGTCCTGGCAGGTCAATCCGGCATCCTGTTTCGCGAGTTGCGGGATGTCCAAGGGTTGGCATACTCCGTGACCGCATTTCTCTGGCAGGAAACCCATGCCGGGTTCATGGCCTTCTACATTGGCACGTCTCCGGAAAAAGAGGCGGTCGCGGTCCAGGGATTTCAAGACGTGGTCCAACATCTGTTCGACAATGAACAGCCAGAGTCGGAACTGGAGCGGGCTAAGAATTTGCTCTGGGGCGATTACCAGCGCAATCGGCAACGCTTGATCGTCAGATCCCATGAAACTGCCGAAGAGATCGCCCGGGGCTTCGAGATGGACCACTCTCTGAAGCTCATCGAGCAGGCACGCCGGTTGACCATTCAGGACCTGGCATCGTTGATCCAGGAATATTTGCAATGGGACAAGGCATACCTGGTCAGGGTCCAGCCGTAG
- a CDS encoding 3D domain-containing protein, with translation MRLTVPIIILLTLLNLSLVLKVVVSDGTQLDGDKNTGCVELNNLELLKARDEIMILRIILDGYREGNSPTAHLQQALEEIEELKNVLAGYKEANTHRLRLSAYTARPEETNDDVEHTAIMQTPRPGWTVAVSHDLRGWLGKRVYIEGFGVRMVSDLMNARYTRSIDILVPDVEMAMSIGVKRNVLVTLIEPLIQDNPLESNIIELMEDDLPLSPWEH, from the coding sequence ATGCGTCTCACGGTGCCGATAATTATTTTATTAACTCTGCTGAACCTCTCCCTTGTCCTCAAGGTCGTCGTCAGCGATGGCACCCAGCTCGACGGCGACAAAAACACAGGTTGTGTAGAGCTGAACAACCTGGAGTTGCTCAAGGCCCGAGATGAAATCATGATCTTGCGTATAATCCTGGACGGCTATCGCGAAGGGAACAGTCCTACCGCCCACCTCCAGCAGGCCCTGGAAGAGATTGAGGAACTCAAGAACGTGCTGGCGGGATACAAGGAGGCCAACACGCATCGGTTGCGGTTGTCCGCGTACACGGCACGACCCGAGGAGACCAACGACGACGTGGAACACACCGCGATCATGCAGACGCCCAGACCTGGCTGGACCGTTGCCGTCTCCCACGACCTCCGCGGTTGGTTGGGCAAGCGGGTCTACATTGAGGGTTTCGGAGTGCGTATGGTCAGCGATCTGATGAATGCCCGTTACACCAGATCAATAGACATTCTCGTGCCCGACGTGGAAATGGCAATGTCCATCGGAGTCAAGCGCAATGTGCTGGTCACCCTCATCGAGCCCCTTATTCAGGACAACCCCTTAGAGAGCAACATTATCGAGCTTATGGAAGACGATCTTCCTCTCTCTCCATGGGAGCATTAG
- the rdgC gene encoding recombination-associated protein RdgC, whose amino-acid sequence MGFWSTSTQVARFTVGKLEVSDLKEQLTAFSFQDIEDTAEELSFGWTSIDDMDDTAFERSPVERGALNGWSLRIDTRKIKPAVLSRLVKKRIAEESEREGKALSKDRRQEIKDQTKLYLLTKTPPEPRVVDLVHAPQEGLLYVFSNNKFALETVSELFEKTFGMELERLTPAWLARRLAGQKRAEEVFEAGIDAFDVPLPPTVPALFLAHLLKTAVAGESINGVHLDSGGKVALEKLVGESMEKCTVSGWQGDPMGELLIAMADAKRISAATLILNDESTQESWTTGVTAGFEITVKTPKVDVQDKEDADGLFLEKFFLIERFFQMWDDLYREFLTTWTPALENEIVAWAQSIAPSREDAPRSDHRIP is encoded by the coding sequence ATGGGTTTTTGGAGCACATCGACGCAGGTGGCCAGGTTCACAGTGGGCAAGCTGGAGGTTTCGGACCTCAAGGAACAGCTTACAGCCTTTTCTTTTCAGGACATCGAGGACACGGCCGAGGAGCTGTCCTTTGGCTGGACGTCCATCGACGACATGGACGACACGGCCTTCGAACGTTCGCCCGTTGAGCGAGGGGCGCTGAATGGCTGGTCCTTGCGTATCGACACCCGCAAGATCAAACCCGCCGTCTTGAGCCGTCTGGTTAAAAAACGAATCGCCGAGGAATCAGAGCGGGAAGGCAAGGCCTTATCCAAGGACCGGCGTCAGGAAATCAAGGATCAGACAAAGCTGTACCTGCTGACCAAGACCCCGCCCGAGCCCCGGGTGGTGGATCTGGTGCACGCGCCTCAGGAGGGCTTGCTGTACGTGTTTTCCAACAACAAGTTCGCTCTGGAGACGGTCAGCGAGCTGTTCGAAAAGACCTTCGGGATGGAACTGGAGCGCTTGACCCCGGCCTGGCTTGCGAGACGTCTGGCAGGCCAAAAGAGGGCCGAGGAGGTCTTCGAGGCCGGAATCGACGCCTTTGACGTGCCCTTGCCGCCCACCGTTCCGGCGCTCTTCCTGGCCCACTTGCTGAAAACAGCGGTGGCAGGCGAATCCATCAACGGCGTGCATCTGGACAGCGGCGGCAAGGTGGCCCTGGAAAAGCTCGTGGGCGAGAGCATGGAGAAATGCACCGTCTCCGGCTGGCAGGGCGATCCCATGGGCGAGCTGCTCATCGCCATGGCCGATGCAAAGCGCATTTCCGCGGCAACACTGATCCTGAACGACGAATCCACGCAGGAATCCTGGACCACCGGGGTAACTGCCGGTTTCGAAATCACGGTTAAAACACCCAAGGTGGACGTTCAGGACAAGGAAGACGCCGATGGTCTGTTTTTAGAAAAGTTCTTTCTGATCGAGCGTTTTTTCCAGATGTGGGACGATCTCTACCGAGAGTTCCTGACCACCTGGACCCCGGCGTTGGAAAATGAAATTGTGGCCTGGGCCCAAAGCATTGCTCCGAGCAGAGAAGATGCTCCCCGCTCAGATCATAGAATCCCTTGA